A region of the Acidobacteriota bacterium genome:
AACGACAAGTACAAGCTGAAGACACCAAATGTTCTCCCATACCTGTACATTATCTTGAAGTTGCACAAGGAGCCTTGCAGGCCCTTTGACAGGTATATCGCCGGCCATTCTGAGTTAAACGTAGTCAAAGTTAATGGTATCACCGAACACAATCGCAGAAAGAACGGTCGATACCCAGGTGAAACAACTCTCACAGCACTAGGAAAACACGTCACACTGTTCCTTGACGCTATCATCGATATCCTTCTCTTCGAAGACAAGATACGTATGGAAAACGGCGATCCAAGACGCATCTGGATCATTCGCGATGCCGCCGAAAGCCTCACTGTCTTGTCAGGTGCCCAGCAAGTGCGCTGCGACGATTTCTCTACTATGTATACACAATTACCGCACGAGATGATCTTTACATGCGTAGAGCGTATGATAAAGCGGGCCCTTCAGTTCGTTGCTTCACACGTTCATCAATCGTCAACTCTAGACATCGATCGCCTGAAGTTCGTACCCCTGCACAAAAAGGACGAAGTTACCATCTTCAACTCATGGCAACTTGATGGCAGCAGTCAATGGCATTTCACCCCTACCATGGAGGCCATTCGTTTCATCGTTTCGAACGCTTATATCATGCAAGGTGACAAATTCGTCCGTCAAGCGAAAGGTTTAGGCATGGGACAAGAACCATCTGCCCCACTTGCCAATCTTACACTCGCAGCACATGAATTAGCCTTCGTAGATAGAGCCCTCGCGAAGCATGGACCCGCGCATGTAAGTTCTTCATTCAATAACTTCAAGCACGCTTGCCGTTACATCGATGATAGAGCTTCCAATCTTAACGCCAAAGATCTCCCAGCTTCTGAGGACTACAAGCTTCAGCTCCATGAAACCGGCAACTCCACCTCACCTGACGGCGCTCCTTTCCTCTTGTTCCATTTCCATACCATCGCCAATCAGCTGCACTTTACGATGAGAGATAAACAAAATGCTTTCCCATTCCAGCTAGTGCGATTTCCATCTCATGCCAGTACCATGCCTGAATCGAACAAGATCGGCTGCGTTATCTCCGGTCTCGTAGTCCCCTTCCGTTTCAGTCAAGATCTCCAAAAATTCACACAAGCTGTCTACCGACTCCTTAGTAACCTTTTCACCCGACGCTTTCTGTTACATACCATTCAAAGTGGAATTTCGAAGTTCATGCAGCGCCACGTAGACGACCAATCCCGACGCCAGCTGTATGACATCGTCTTCCGTCCAGTTTTGTCCATTTGGCCCTTCAAAAAAGACCCCCTAGGCAAGTCGGCACATTTGCCAGCCACAGTAACTATCCCGCTGGCTCCTAACGCCGTAACCCAAGACAGTACTATTCAACAATCATCTAATCTATCTTCATCACACCGCGATCGTTCACCAGAACCCTCGAGCAGACAAATGAGCCCCCCACGGAACACACTCTCCGACCCCTCTGACCTCACCGTAACACCCCTAGATGTTTCCTTCGCGGGCTCAGAGGTGCCACAGGATACTGAAAAGCTTACACGAACTGAAGTTTCTTTACTCTTGTCACCCGAGAACATTTCTACTCCTCCGCTTTCCGATGTTCCAAGTCTAGCGCATCTCCCTGCCGATATCCGCGCTTCCCGGACTGACTTGCTCGCGCTCAAGGAAGAAAAAGAACTCAATGACAAAGTTATAAATTCTTTCATCTTCCTTTTGACCCAGCTTCTCTCTTCTGCTAAAAAGGACGTTTACATCGCGTACACGCAGTTCTACGACACCCACATTTCCCAGCAGCAGCAACGGTCCATGAGGACACCGCCACTGGGTGACATCTTCTTACCAGTACACCTAAAACCTCTCAACGCCCAAGCGCACTGGATTATGCTGCACTACGCACAGCCCTTAAACAGCATACTGTGGTATGATTCTGCTCCAAGTTATGTTCCCTCCCTACGTATCAAGGCCCTTGACAATTTCTCCAAGTGGCTTCTCCGCACGCACAGCTCCCAACCCAC
Encoded here:
- a CDS encoding Ulp1 family isopeptidase, which gives rise to NDKYKLKTPNVLPYLYIILKLHKEPCRPFDRYIAGHSELNVVKVNGITEHNRRKNGRYPGETTLTALGKHVTLFLDAIIDILLFEDKIRMENGDPRRIWIIRDAAESLTVLSGAQQVRCDDFSTMYTQLPHEMIFTCVERMIKRALQFVASHVHQSSTLDIDRLKFVPLHKKDEVTIFNSWQLDGSSQWHFTPTMEAIRFIVSNAYIMQGDKFVRQAKGLGMGQEPSAPLANLTLAAHELAFVDRALAKHGPAHVSSSFNNFKHACRYIDDRASNLNAKDLPASEDYKLQLHETGNSTSPDGAPFLLFHFHTIANQLHFTMRDKQNAFPFQLVRFPSHASTMPESNKIGCVISGLVVPFRFSQDLQKFTQAVYRLLSNLFTRRFLLHTIQSGISKFMQRHVDDQSRRQLYDIVFRPVLSIWPFKKDPLGKSAHLPATVTIPLAPNAVTQDSTIQQSSNLSSSHRDRSPEPSSRQMSPPRNTLSDPSDLTVTPLDVSFAGSEVPQDTEKLTRTEVSLLLSPENISTPPLSDVPSLAHLPADIRASRTDLLALKEEKELNDKVINSFIFLLTQLLSSAKKDVYIAYTQFYDTHISQQQQRSMRTPPLGDIFLPVHLKPLNAQAHWIMLHYAQPLNSILWYDSAPSYVPSLRIKALDNFSKWLLRTHSSQPTVLIGSSPIQTNSTDCGVFVLSNIVSRLQATVFNAKRTSPLRRNQIEDHLVKNDLASLFSAEPSSPSPSRLDNPVAFPALPSASGLRSTTYSPSQKPSSPSRIQVAPVPAPIDSDTYPPLAHTTVQQTITGELARATEANETSTPTPIAPKPTAKALTKALPKASPKIFNTAPFGSTTPSLQQPVPKPAHKPVPKPAVKPAAKPSTKPAAKPATKPATKPSTKPTTKPATKPATKPAAKARTRRIQCKCGARMNLDDGNLLCESYQTCPYNRPLTPK